ACATACTTCTTCATAAAGCATTTCCGCTTGATATTGAGACAAGTAGATATAAATAAGTATCCCAGACTGATCAATTATGCGATCCAGCTGTCCATCAAGGTCATAAAACAAATTGTATTGCACTGTAACAGAGAGCTTATTTGATTGATATGTTAAAGCCTTTATAGTTACTAGTGCTTCATTATTATAATTATAATTCTCTTCATAACAGATTGTATTCTCTATTGTTAAACCATTCCTGCAGTTAAATTCTATATAACGAATCGGTCGACCTTTTTCATAGAGAATATCTTCAATAGAAACCAGTTTTCCGTCATTATATGATCTAATAATCAACCGAGATTCTAGGTGTTCATAATAAGCCACCACATTAATTAAAGAATCTTGATGAGAAACCCAAATCAGACCGTTTTCGTCCTTCCCATAAGAAGTTTCGTCTTGGCCCTCTGTAACTCTCCCCACTGGCTGCTGGTTTCGCTCAAACCAATATGGACATGGAGAATATCTTTTTCCATCTGTAAATTCCCACCGGCTAACTTGTAGTTCACTCCGTTTTTTATAAGATAAGAAGTTCTCCTGTGCATCTAAAGCTAAGTTTATATATGTTTCTATTGTAATAGACATTAATTTATTGCTCCCTAAAATATAGTCTTTTGTAAGTATTAGGTTTCCACTAACGTTCCTCGTTTATGGAATGCTTATTTCGAATTATTAAGTTTATTTCCTGATTCTGTACATCAACAAATTTTACTAATAATGCAATTTTGTCCTCAGAATTAATACGTTCCCAATAGTAGTCTGCTATTTTATCAATTGAATCGAAGAGTGGTACTTCAATTGGATCACCTTCGAATGGTTTAAGTACACCATCCAGTTCCGTTCTATAGGTATATATACAATGACCTATTCCCTTCTTGAAACGGTTGTATTGATAGAGGTTACGTATGCAAATTGAATGGTCGTTGTCTTGTGTTCTAAGAATTGATAAGCTGTATTGCTTAAGATCTGTGTTAATTATACCTGAGATTCTTGGGGTAAAGTGGGGAGCATCGGGTTCAAACTCTCTAAGCATTAATGATTCATAAAAGGACCTGTAATTCTTTAATCCTTCATAAATAGTTTCAGTTTGATCACCATTAGAGACAATGTGTACGTTATCCCAATGCCGAATAGGATAGTAAAATATGAGCGAAGGGTCCTCCACTAGAGCAGGATCAAAGGCTTTGTTTCTTATACTAAAACCTTCTCTTTCAAATACTCGATTTCTACTGTTCGTGCTTCTTCCCATAATCCAATACACCTGTACATAATGCGATCCTGAAGGAGTCATACCTACAATAAGCGTTCTTCCGGGATAAGGATTCTCAAACAAAGCGTGTTGAAGTTTGTTCATCTGCATCTGCTCCTCTCGAATAAACACAAAGAGGTAAGGGGAATCCCCCTTACCTCTGCCCAGGCGTACGGCTTTAACTTATATGCTTCCTCATGGATCCCCATGCTCCGCCAGTCACATATAAGACTCTAAATTATATTCATAATACCAATTTCTCTCAACACTTTTCAATGCATTGTTTTCATAAACTAACGTTACCCGATAGTTTAATAAAAAGAAG
This region of Paenibacillus sp. JDR-2 genomic DNA includes:
- a CDS encoding IMP cyclohydrolase produces the protein MNKLQHALFENPYPGRTLIVGMTPSGSHYVQVYWIMGRSTNSRNRVFEREGFSIRNKAFDPALVEDPSLIFYYPIRHWDNVHIVSNGDQTETIYEGLKNYRSFYESLMLREFEPDAPHFTPRISGIINTDLKQYSLSILRTQDNDHSICIRNLYQYNRFKKGIGHCIYTYRTELDGVLKPFEGDPIEVPLFDSIDKIADYYWERINSEDKIALLVKFVDVQNQEINLIIRNKHSINEER